One genomic window of Bacteroidales bacterium includes the following:
- a CDS encoding T9SS type A sorting domain-containing protein has product MKKLLLIFLLFTIIGKAQNTLQFLSANTGAACQSIKYYNGYVFTGTGSTLRSYYAGSGATVPYNSVFEYRYTSEIIRMIIHDHYLYVAANYDGMSKWDISNPVAPVKLFDIPVDSVNMSTQGIAIKGDTIFLAQYAKVLAYKDFGSSYSKIGSFGNVPFGGHLTGVAVKNNLLAYTVSQFGGQNGVYIYNANNFSFVSFHQLGGFYTENVIFGKNNNLLHVMGGTNSTNGYFFTLDVTNPLSPQKVFGDTVLGISLGIAMALPYNAENINDTIYVANWGGLKPGNTSNCFIRVYDATNPSNIHLLTYINAGLWHFDMTVHYPKLYVASEWYGIKTVDITDILNPVDEGNTLTGGWNLSSDSWGNYMAVSNEGYGFKLYDISDVHNPVLTDVNNDPGFCFHSNFSDDGNYIFTTNSSYQGFRVYTRNPLQQISFIQQAVCNGRFIVYQHRIFSKLDNSIVIINVGNPAIPFVDSTVNITFNDMALANGKLLVSTSDSIFAFDVSGNKFEKIASVALASNQDAQMIAAYSDETFVYITNKGLTRYKLVFNNPGYSLNEEFYSTLANGAPNYMATDSFGLYLAYRLKGLYALNKQTFVQTGFYRGGLDYRKLSDQYGVRDLFCKNDKIFFVEYFAQTSILTNDSTYTSIPVLNNIEDKIMVYPNPSNSSINISFGSEMLENPKEIRIYSITGVLLHHSFIESSSENINISEFQNGMYFLNLYENNEIICTRKFIVGK; this is encoded by the coding sequence ATGAAAAAACTTTTATTGATATTTCTTTTATTCACTATTATTGGCAAAGCGCAGAATACTTTACAATTTCTTTCTGCTAATACAGGTGCAGCTTGCCAGTCGATAAAATATTATAACGGATATGTGTTTACTGGAACAGGTTCAACGCTGCGTTCGTATTATGCCGGGAGTGGAGCTACAGTTCCTTATAATTCTGTTTTTGAATATCGCTATACATCTGAAATTATTCGGATGATTATTCATGACCATTATCTTTATGTTGCAGCTAACTATGATGGAATGAGTAAATGGGACATTTCGAATCCTGTGGCTCCGGTTAAACTATTTGATATACCTGTCGATAGTGTGAACATGTCAACACAGGGTATTGCTATAAAAGGAGATACAATTTTTTTAGCACAATATGCTAAAGTTTTAGCATATAAAGATTTTGGAAGTTCTTATTCTAAAATCGGGAGTTTTGGAAATGTGCCATTTGGCGGTCATCTTACTGGTGTTGCTGTGAAAAATAATTTATTGGCATATACCGTTTCGCAGTTTGGCGGACAGAATGGAGTTTATATTTACAATGCGAATAATTTTTCTTTCGTATCATTTCATCAGCTTGGAGGATTTTATACCGAGAATGTAATCTTCGGGAAAAATAATAACCTCTTGCATGTAATGGGAGGAACGAATTCAACCAACGGATATTTTTTCACACTCGATGTAACAAACCCTCTTTCGCCGCAAAAAGTTTTTGGCGATACAGTACTTGGAATATCGCTTGGAATTGCGATGGCGCTTCCATACAATGCCGAAAATATTAATGATACGATTTATGTTGCCAACTGGGGTGGACTAAAACCGGGCAATACCAGCAATTGTTTTATCCGTGTTTACGATGCAACCAATCCTTCCAATATACATTTGCTCACTTACATCAATGCAGGTTTGTGGCATTTTGACATGACCGTTCATTATCCGAAATTGTATGTTGCTTCGGAATGGTATGGTATTAAAACCGTTGATATCACTGATATTTTGAATCCTGTTGATGAAGGAAATACGTTGACCGGCGGATGGAATCTTTCATCTGATTCGTGGGGAAATTATATGGCGGTATCCAATGAGGGTTATGGTTTCAAACTGTATGATATTTCCGATGTTCATAATCCAGTTCTTACTGATGTGAATAATGATCCCGGTTTTTGCTTTCATTCTAATTTTAGTGATGATGGGAATTATATTTTTACTACAAACTCGTCATATCAAGGGTTTCGCGTGTACACGCGAAACCCGCTACAACAAATAAGTTTTATTCAGCAAGCGGTTTGTAACGGAAGATTTATAGTTTATCAGCATCGTATTTTTTCAAAACTCGATAATAGTATTGTAATTATTAATGTTGGCAATCCTGCTATTCCTTTTGTTGATTCAACGGTGAATATTACGTTTAATGATATGGCATTGGCAAATGGAAAACTTTTAGTTTCAACGAGCGACAGCATTTTTGCTTTTGATGTTTCGGGAAATAAATTTGAAAAAATTGCAAGCGTTGCGTTGGCTTCAAACCAGGATGCGCAAATGATAGCGGCATATAGCGATGAAACTTTTGTTTACATTACAAATAAAGGATTAACGCGCTACAAGCTTGTTTTTAATAATCCTGGATATTCATTGAATGAAGAATTTTATTCAACACTTGCAAATGGTGCACCTAACTATATGGCAACCGATTCATTTGGATTGTATCTTGCATACCGGCTCAAAGGTTTGTATGCATTGAATAAGCAAACTTTTGTGCAAACCGGCTTCTATCGCGGAGGACTTGATTATCGGAAGCTTTCTGACCAATATGGTGTAAGAGATTTATTTTGTAAAAATGATAAAATATTTTTTGTGGAGTATTTTGCGCAAACTTCTATTCTTACTAACGATAGCACGTATACATCAATACCGGTTTTAAATAATATTGAGGATAAAATTATGGTTTATCCCAATCCTTCCAACAGTTCAATAAATATTTCCTTTGGCTCTGAAATGCTTGAAAACCCAAAAGAAATAAGAATATATTCTATTACAGGTGTATTATTACATCATTCATTCATTGAATCATCATCAGAAAATATTAATATTTCTGAATTTCAAAACGGGATGTATTTTTTGAATTTATATGAAAACAATGAAATTATTTGTACAAGAAAATTTATCGTTGGCAAATGA